From a region of the Natranaerovirga pectinivora genome:
- a CDS encoding sensor histidine kinase — translation MDINLKNDTDENRESGKKPQYTYKNNLITFLLILLFTVVSVSSYVPIKAIRIHSRNDTRAYIEGFHFANELGGLTRYLFNSEIRGEKRYRSDFDNIESIKYYLTNEQDIHITNMGYVDENVLEEQIKDSLFYVKAIFDENGNLTTQNTLGYRFNQNLFISIISYTENKMDFANLTMYYIMPQDFLDYQDVFTFNMKAIYILPSLLLLILTIGIISIFLLVVIAFCVPYSIQKRTLICTIYNKLFLEVKALLWASLIGISIAIILTLDRNSLAYYSSFTNIIYEANSYFFIIGIPITLTLYMLIYLSIVNLKYIYYTGFLNGFLKNSVFINIPLGVIHLFSKPIKELLSIDITKDPHKKIFGILLVNITILWLVLMGGPIMFIIAGIYSVFIFKYLTRFMLDLQKVYNGTSQLAEGDFNITLDEEGMLKPINENLNNIKEGFQLAVDKEIKSQKMKAELISNVSHDLKTPLTSIITYIDLLKKEPIESETQKEYIEILDKKSKRLNILIEDLFEASKASSGNIDINIENIDVIALFRQTIGELEEKIEESSLTFKWNLPENKVMCQLDGKRTYRIFDNVMNNIFKYAMENSRVYIDVIENEKEIEFVFKNISAYEMNFDAREITERFVRGDESRNTEGSGLGLSIAKSLVELQNGRIDINIDGDLFKVIIVIPKHVEQQI, via the coding sequence TTGGATATAAATTTGAAAAATGATACTGATGAGAATAGAGAAAGTGGCAAAAAGCCTCAATATACTTATAAAAACAACTTAATAACCTTTTTGTTGATTTTGCTTTTTACAGTAGTATCCGTTTCAAGTTATGTACCTATTAAGGCAATTAGAATACATTCTCGAAATGATACACGAGCATATATAGAAGGATTCCACTTTGCTAATGAGTTAGGCGGGTTAACGAGGTATTTATTCAATTCTGAAATACGAGGGGAAAAAAGATATAGATCAGATTTTGATAATATTGAAAGTATAAAATACTATTTAACCAATGAACAAGACATTCATATTACCAATATGGGCTATGTGGATGAAAATGTGTTGGAAGAACAAATTAAGGATAGTTTGTTTTATGTTAAAGCAATATTTGATGAGAATGGAAATCTTACTACCCAGAATACTTTAGGATATAGATTTAATCAAAATTTATTTATTAGTATCATCTCTTACACTGAAAACAAAATGGATTTTGCTAATCTGACCATGTATTATATAATGCCTCAAGATTTTTTAGATTACCAAGATGTATTTACTTTTAATATGAAAGCAATATATATTTTGCCAAGTTTATTACTGTTAATACTCACTATAGGGATTATAAGTATATTTTTATTAGTTGTTATAGCATTTTGTGTGCCTTATTCCATTCAAAAAAGAACCTTAATCTGTACAATCTATAATAAGCTCTTCTTAGAAGTCAAAGCCTTATTATGGGCCTCATTAATTGGCATTAGTATTGCCATTATATTGACACTGGATAGAAATAGTTTAGCCTATTATAGTAGTTTTACCAATATTATTTACGAGGCAAACAGTTATTTCTTTATTATTGGAATACCAATAACACTTACACTGTATATGCTTATATACTTATCCATTGTTAATTTAAAATACATTTATTATACTGGCTTTTTAAATGGCTTTCTAAAGAACAGTGTATTTATTAATATTCCTCTAGGGGTAATTCATTTATTTAGTAAACCAATAAAGGAATTACTTTCAATAGACATTACAAAAGATCCTCATAAAAAAATATTTGGGATACTACTTGTTAACATAACAATATTATGGTTAGTCTTAATGGGTGGACCAATTATGTTTATAATTGCGGGTATCTATAGTGTCTTTATTTTTAAATATTTAACTAGATTTATGTTGGATCTGCAAAAGGTGTACAATGGGACTAGTCAACTCGCTGAAGGGGATTTTAATATTACCCTTGATGAAGAGGGCATGTTAAAACCAATCAATGAAAACTTAAACAATATAAAAGAAGGCTTTCAATTAGCAGTCGATAAAGAAATTAAAAGCCAAAAGATGAAGGCAGAACTCATATCCAATGTATCACATGACCTTAAAACCCCATTAACATCCATTATTACTTATATTGATTTACTAAAAAAAGAACCTATAGAATCTGAAACCCAAAAAGAGTATATTGAAATTCTTGATAAAAAATCAAAAAGATTAAATATACTTATTGAAGATTTGTTTGAAGCCAGCAAAGCAAGTAGTGGCAATATTGATATAAATATCGAAAACATAGATGTTATAGCTCTTTTTAGACAAACCATTGGTGAGTTAGAAGAGAAAATTGAAGAGTCTTCACTGACATTTAAATGGAATCTTCCAGAAAACAAAGTGATGTGTCAATTAGATGGAAAAAGAACCTATAGAATATTTGATAATGTAATGAACAATATATTCAAGTACGCTATGGAAAACTCAAGAGTCTATATAGATGTTATTGAAAATGAAAAAGAGATAGAATTTGTATTTAAAAATATCTCTGCCTATGAGATGAATTTTGATGCTAGAGAGATTACAGAAAGATTTGTAAGAGGAGATGAATCAAGAAATACAGAAGGTTCAGGCTTAGGTCTTTCCATTGCTAAAAGTTTGGTAGAACTTCAGAATGGAAGGATAGATATTAATATAGATGGTGATTTGTTTAAAGTAATTATTGTAATTCCAAAACACGTAGAACAGCAAATTTAA
- a CDS encoding response regulator transcription factor, whose protein sequence is MYNILVVDDEKEITDAIEIYLKNQNYNVFKAYDGREALEIFDKEEIHLILIDIMMPRLDGTSATIKIREKSTVPIIFLSAKSEDVDKIWGLNVGADDYITKPFNPMELLARVNSNLRRYTIFSPNNETKDSVLKIGGIELRDDSKEVFVDGEAVKITPIEYKILYLLMSNPNRVFSIDDIYEKVWKEPAYNPDTVTVHIRRIREKIEINPKEPKYLKVVWGIGYKFEK, encoded by the coding sequence ATGTATAATATACTAGTGGTGGATGATGAAAAAGAAATTACTGATGCAATAGAAATATATTTAAAAAACCAAAATTACAATGTATTCAAGGCTTATGATGGCAGAGAAGCCCTTGAGATTTTTGATAAAGAAGAGATACATCTTATTTTAATTGATATTATGATGCCTAGGTTAGATGGCACAAGTGCAACCATTAAAATTAGAGAAAAAAGTACTGTCCCAATCATTTTTCTATCTGCAAAATCAGAAGATGTAGATAAAATATGGGGTCTTAATGTTGGGGCTGACGATTACATAACAAAACCCTTTAATCCAATGGAGCTGTTAGCAAGAGTAAACTCTAATTTAAGAAGATATACTATTTTTTCACCAAATAATGAAACAAAAGACAGTGTTCTAAAAATTGGTGGCATTGAGTTAAGAGACGATAGCAAAGAAGTATTTGTAGATGGTGAAGCAGTAAAAATTACGCCAATTGAATATAAAATTCTTTACTTACTTATGAGCAATCCAAATAGAGTATTTTCTATTGATGATATATATGAAAAAGTTTGGAAAGAACCCGCTTATAACCCAGACACAGTAACGGTTCATATAAGACGAATTCGTGAAAAAATAGAGATTAATCCAAAGGAGCCAAAATATTTAAAGGTGGTGTGGGGCATTGGATATAAATTTGAAAAATGA
- a CDS encoding SulP family inorganic anion transporter, producing MTNSIKNNVNNFVIKMKHQFSNNKKYIKNDILSGLTVALALIPESVAFAFVAGVSPILSLQTAFMIGLIAAIFTGRPGMISSSTAAISVVFASLIYQHGLEYLFATVVLMGIIQMLIGVFRLGRFARIIPYSVMLGFLNGLSIVIFLAQWSQFKVDKVVVVDGIETIQKVWLPRLDFTIMLLFVLFTMAIIHIVPKITKAVPSSLVAIIVMTVIAVVLGRFGYHLRNVQDFAGMELTGGLPRFHMPQVVISIDMLRIIFPYALIGALVGLTEAVLTLRVIDEMTDTRGRSNKECIAQGFANFVNGFFGGMGGDAMIGQSIINIKSGGRTRLSGIVASVSLMIFIMFGSSFVNAIPLAGLVGVMFMVVVGTFKWESLKYRNKIPMQDLLVVIVVTVGTVFIDLATAVIIGVVLSALIFAWEKGKVIYANVENDEENGITTYKINGTIFFGSVLNFRDLFDFNNDPNEIIIDLKYAKVMDHSAMEAINGVADKYHTLGKKVTLIRLSQNCQVLFKNAETITSVNIDDSFNEPSPFPYV from the coding sequence ATGACAAATTCAATAAAAAACAATGTAAATAACTTCGTAATCAAGATGAAGCATCAATTTAGTAACAATAAGAAATATATTAAAAATGATATTCTTTCAGGATTAACAGTAGCCCTTGCTTTAATTCCTGAGTCAGTAGCCTTTGCCTTTGTTGCAGGAGTAAGTCCAATATTAAGTCTACAAACAGCATTTATGATTGGTCTTATTGCAGCAATTTTCACTGGTAGACCTGGAATGATTAGTTCTTCTACAGCAGCAATTTCAGTGGTTTTCGCTTCTTTAATATATCAACATGGATTAGAGTACTTATTTGCAACAGTAGTATTAATGGGTATTATTCAGATGTTAATAGGGGTATTTAGATTAGGCAGATTTGCAAGGATTATACCTTACTCAGTTATGTTAGGCTTTCTTAATGGTCTTTCAATTGTTATATTTTTAGCTCAATGGTCACAATTCAAAGTAGATAAAGTTGTAGTAGTAGATGGTATCGAAACCATTCAAAAAGTTTGGTTACCAAGGCTTGATTTTACTATAATGTTACTTTTTGTACTATTTACAATGGCTATTATCCATATTGTACCTAAGATTACTAAAGCAGTACCATCTAGCTTGGTTGCTATTATCGTAATGACAGTTATCGCTGTTGTTTTAGGACGTTTTGGATATCACTTAAGAAATGTACAAGATTTTGCAGGGATGGAATTAACAGGTGGATTGCCAAGATTCCATATGCCACAAGTGGTTATTAGTATAGATATGCTAAGAATTATATTCCCATATGCGTTAATTGGAGCCCTTGTAGGATTAACAGAAGCAGTTCTTACCCTTAGAGTTATAGATGAAATGACAGATACAAGAGGTAGAAGTAATAAAGAATGTATCGCACAAGGGTTTGCAAATTTTGTAAATGGTTTTTTTGGTGGTATGGGTGGAGATGCTATGATTGGTCAATCCATCATCAACATTAAATCAGGTGGTAGAACAAGATTATCAGGTATTGTTGCCTCTGTATCATTAATGATTTTTATTATGTTTGGATCTAGTTTTGTAAACGCTATTCCTCTAGCTGGTCTAGTGGGTGTTATGTTTATGGTTGTAGTAGGGACTTTCAAATGGGAGAGTTTAAAATATAGAAATAAAATACCTATGCAAGATTTATTAGTTGTAATTGTTGTTACTGTAGGTACGGTATTTATAGATTTAGCAACAGCAGTAATTATAGGTGTGGTTTTATCAGCGTTAATATTTGCTTGGGAAAAAGGCAAAGTTATCTATGCAAATGTTGAAAATGACGAAGAGAATGGAATAACAACATATAAAATTAACGGTACAATATTCTTTGGTTCAGTATTAAACTTTAGAGACTTATTCGATTTTAATAACGATCCAAATGAAATAATAATAGATTTGAAATATGCTAAAGTAATGGATCATTCAGCAATGGAGGCTATTAATGGCGTAGCTGACAAATACCATACATTAGGCAAAAAAGTAACATTAATAAGATTAAGTCAAAATTGCCAAGTGTTATTTAAAAATGCTGAGACTATTACAAGTGTTAACATAGACGATTCATTCAATGAACCATCACCATTCCCATATGTATAA
- the ftsH gene encoding ATP-dependent zinc metalloprotease FtsH — MKDQKNPKKPIFFYYMTIMIIVMFLNAFIFPYFISRNITETDYGTFLSKIEEGIIEKVEVQDNQIAFSTTNEAGEEKIFVTGVMNDPDLTNRLENAGVKFTRVIPRENSPLMNFILTWVFPILLFVGISRLLMNSMQKRMGGNNLMGFGKSNAKVYVEAETGKTFKDVAGQDEAKEALNEIVDFLNNPNKYKEIGAIMPKGALLVGPPGTGKTLLAKAVAGEAKVPFFSISGSEFVEMFVGMGAARVRDLFKEAQAKAPCIVFIDEIDTIGKKRDNGGLGGNDEREQTLNQLLTEMDGFSGEKGVVILAATNRPDSLDKALLRPGRFDRRIPVELPDLAGRESILKVHSKNIKIDDSVDFNAIARATSGASGAELANIINEGALSAVRNRRKVVTQIDLEESVEVVIAGYQRKGAVISPKEKKIIAYHEIGHAIVAAKQTESAPVHKITIVPRTSGALGYTMQIAEEENVLMTKEEALNKIATFTGGRAAEELIFGTCTSGAANDIEQSTKIARNMVTRLGMSKNFDMMALETVSNQYLGGDSSLACSQATATKIDEEVLSIIKKAHEKAINILQENIDKLHELSSYLIEKETITGEEFMKILQS; from the coding sequence ATGAAAGATCAAAAAAATCCAAAAAAACCCATATTTTTTTACTATATGACCATTATGATTATTGTAATGTTTTTAAATGCTTTTATATTTCCATATTTTATAAGTAGAAATATTACAGAAACGGATTATGGCACATTTTTATCTAAAATAGAAGAAGGTATTATAGAAAAAGTAGAGGTTCAAGACAATCAAATTGCTTTTTCAACAACCAATGAAGCAGGGGAAGAAAAAATATTTGTAACAGGTGTTATGAATGATCCAGATCTTACCAACCGTCTTGAAAATGCAGGGGTAAAATTTACAAGAGTGATCCCTCGAGAGAATTCACCTCTTATGAATTTTATATTAACTTGGGTTTTCCCTATCCTTTTATTTGTTGGAATCAGTAGATTACTTATGAATTCTATGCAAAAGAGAATGGGTGGTAATAACCTTATGGGCTTTGGAAAGAGCAATGCCAAAGTTTATGTGGAAGCAGAAACAGGTAAAACATTTAAAGATGTAGCAGGGCAAGATGAAGCGAAGGAAGCTTTAAATGAGATTGTAGATTTTCTTAACAATCCTAATAAATATAAAGAAATTGGTGCCATAATGCCAAAAGGTGCATTACTTGTAGGACCACCAGGGACAGGTAAAACACTCCTTGCTAAAGCTGTCGCAGGAGAAGCCAAAGTACCATTCTTCTCTATATCCGGGTCAGAATTTGTTGAGATGTTTGTTGGAATGGGGGCAGCTAGAGTAAGAGACTTATTCAAAGAAGCCCAAGCTAAGGCGCCTTGTATTGTATTTATTGATGAAATTGATACAATAGGTAAAAAAAGAGACAATGGTGGTTTAGGGGGTAATGATGAAAGAGAACAAACCCTAAATCAATTATTAACTGAAATGGATGGTTTTAGTGGAGAAAAAGGTGTTGTTATATTAGCAGCAACCAATAGACCAGATTCTCTGGATAAAGCACTCCTTCGACCTGGAAGATTTGATAGACGTATCCCTGTAGAGCTACCAGATTTAGCAGGAAGAGAATCTATATTAAAAGTTCATTCTAAAAATATAAAAATTGATGATAGTGTTGACTTTAATGCCATTGCAAGAGCAACATCAGGGGCATCAGGGGCAGAATTAGCCAATATCATTAATGAAGGTGCTCTAAGTGCTGTAAGGAATAGAAGAAAAGTTGTTACACAAATTGATCTTGAAGAATCAGTAGAAGTTGTTATTGCTGGATATCAAAGAAAAGGCGCAGTTATTTCTCCTAAGGAAAAGAAAATCATTGCATACCATGAAATAGGCCATGCCATTGTTGCGGCCAAACAAACTGAATCCGCACCTGTTCATAAGATTACAATTGTACCACGTACATCTGGTGCTCTAGGGTATACAATGCAAATTGCAGAAGAAGAAAATGTGCTAATGACTAAAGAAGAAGCCCTTAATAAAATTGCTACATTCACAGGTGGCCGTGCTGCTGAAGAATTGATATTTGGAACATGTACATCAGGAGCAGCTAATGATATAGAGCAGTCAACAAAAATAGCAAGAAATATGGTAACACGCTTAGGTATGAGTAAAAACTTTGATATGATGGCACTAGAAACGGTTTCTAATCAGTATCTAGGCGGCGATTCCTCTTTGGCTTGTTCACAAGCAACTGCTACAAAGATAGATGAAGAAGTATTAAGTATAATTAAAAAAGCTCACGAAAAGGCTATAAATATTTTACAAGAGAACATAGATAAACTACACGAACTTTCTAGTTATCTTATTGAAAAAGAAACGATAACTGGAGAAGAATTTATGAAAATCTTACAAAGTTAA
- a CDS encoding ABC transporter permease — translation MSKNYMTYEVKKWLRDPLLRFLLFYPLLLSTIARFAIPYAEEQFNFSLAGFYHIVMAGLMLMTALITGAIIGFSILDDRDDKILYAIDVSPVSFNFFVGFRFLMSYVLTLVTSIISLLIMRGLVEVPLYAMILVPLSIAFFSSIAAMAINCLASNKIEGFAMLKAVGMIIVLPIGSLFFTDAKEFFFSFEPNFWSVKAFSVSVLGEGVLNLGFWSYYVVGLVYLILMNILIFKVFKKRIMV, via the coding sequence ATGAGCAAAAATTATATGACGTATGAAGTTAAAAAATGGCTTCGTGATCCTTTGCTTCGTTTTTTACTCTTTTATCCATTACTTTTATCAACCATAGCAAGATTTGCTATTCCATATGCAGAAGAACAATTTAACTTTTCTTTGGCGGGATTTTATCATATTGTAATGGCAGGGTTAATGCTTATGACCGCATTAATTACTGGAGCCATTATTGGATTTTCTATTTTGGATGACAGAGATGATAAGATTTTATATGCCATTGATGTATCACCTGTAAGTTTTAATTTTTTTGTAGGGTTTAGGTTTTTAATGAGTTATGTATTGACTCTGGTGACTTCAATAATATCCTTGTTAATTATGAGAGGACTTGTTGAAGTACCACTATACGCAATGATTCTAGTGCCTCTTTCTATCGCTTTTTTTAGTTCAATTGCTGCTATGGCAATTAATTGTTTAGCAAGCAATAAAATAGAAGGTTTTGCAATGTTAAAGGCAGTTGGGATGATTATTGTCTTACCGATAGGTTCATTGTTTTTTACAGATGCTAAGGAATTTTTCTTCTCTTTTGAACCTAATTTTTGGTCTGTTAAGGCCTTTAGTGTATCTGTATTAGGTGAAGGGGTTTTAAATCTTGGGTTTTGGAGTTATTATGTTGTTGGCCTTGTGTATTTAATCTTAATGAATATATTAATCTTTAAAGTATTTAAAAAACGAATAATGGTATAG
- a CDS encoding ABC transporter permease, with translation MSKFITLLKCEESRMLKYGITYASLGTSLIWIIMIQLINVNPLDAYFPLFIYLDATMMSFLLIGAGMMFEKQENALKSLMVTPISKHYYLISKIVATVISSVITLAILLIYGVIFRDLSINYFGIFGGVILVSFVFACCGILFTYKSQDFTNLLMWVFIGTFVLAIPTLLQALHIITANWFEWVQFINPTRAALVILMASVESPDTLEFSFSLAYLIGFAGILYYFVSKKFDVFSAKEYGGE, from the coding sequence ATGAGTAAATTTATAACGCTATTAAAATGTGAAGAAAGTAGAATGCTAAAGTATGGTATTACTTATGCCAGCTTAGGCACCTCATTAATATGGATTATTATGATTCAGTTGATTAATGTCAACCCTTTAGATGCCTATTTTCCACTGTTTATATATCTGGATGCTACAATGATGTCATTCTTATTAATTGGTGCAGGGATGATGTTTGAAAAACAAGAAAATGCCTTAAAAAGTCTAATGGTTACGCCTATTAGTAAGCATTATTATTTGATATCAAAGATTGTTGCTACCGTTATTTCAAGTGTTATTACATTAGCAATCCTTTTGATTTATGGTGTGATCTTTAGGGATTTATCCATTAATTACTTTGGCATTTTTGGTGGTGTCATTTTAGTATCATTTGTCTTTGCTTGTTGTGGTATTTTATTTACTTACAAATCTCAGGATTTCACCAATTTACTAATGTGGGTATTTATTGGAACTTTTGTACTTGCCATTCCTACATTGCTTCAAGCCCTTCATATTATTACTGCCAATTGGTTTGAATGGGTACAATTTATCAATCCTACAAGAGCAGCTTTGGTGATATTAATGGCCTCTGTTGAAAGTCCAGACACTCTTGAATTTAGCTTTAGCTTAGCTTATCTTATTGGATTTGCAGGCATTTTGTATTACTTTGTATCCAAGAAATTTGATGTCTTTAGTGCCAAAGAATATGGAGGTGAGTAA
- a CDS encoding ABC transporter ATP-binding protein: MFKVSDLRFKYPGNKEDTIKGISFEFSQGEIFGFLGPSGMGKSTTQKLMTKILKNYEGEITYMGKNLEDYDKSIFNDIGVGFEMPVLFSKLTALENLKFYRDLYPYGAEIQPILERLGLWEDRDKRVASFSKGMKSRLNFARALINNPKMLFLDEPTSGLDPVNARIVKNMIAEFRDNGGTVFLTTHMMHDVEELCDRVAFITNGEIREISTPKDLKLRYGKREIKVEYKDDNGMMTRVYDMDTLQKNDGFFEILRNKEVITIHSGETTLDEIFIKVTGVNAYE; the protein is encoded by the coding sequence ATGTTTAAAGTTTCCGATTTAAGATTCAAGTATCCAGGCAATAAAGAGGATACCATCAAAGGCATTTCCTTTGAGTTTTCACAAGGAGAGATCTTTGGGTTTTTAGGGCCTTCAGGAATGGGTAAATCCACTACACAAAAGTTAATGACTAAAATACTAAAGAATTATGAAGGTGAAATTACTTATATGGGTAAAAACCTTGAAGATTACGATAAAAGTATTTTTAATGACATCGGTGTAGGGTTTGAAATGCCAGTTTTATTTTCAAAATTAACAGCCCTTGAGAATTTGAAGTTTTACCGTGATTTATACCCTTATGGGGCAGAGATTCAGCCTATTCTTGAAAGACTAGGGCTATGGGAAGACAGAGATAAAAGAGTAGCCTCATTTTCTAAAGGTATGAAATCTAGATTGAACTTTGCAAGAGCTTTAATTAATAATCCTAAAATGTTGTTTTTAGATGAGCCAACAAGTGGTCTAGATCCTGTAAATGCACGTATTGTTAAAAATATGATCGCTGAGTTTAGAGACAATGGCGGTACAGTTTTCTTAACAACTCATATGATGCACGATGTAGAAGAGCTTTGTGATCGTGTGGCATTTATCACCAATGGGGAAATAAGAGAGATTAGTACACCAAAAGATTTGAAACTAAGATATGGGAAAAGAGAAATAAAAGTCGAATATAAAGATGATAATGGTATGATGACAAGAGTATATGATATGGATACTTTGCAAAAGAACGATGGGTTTTTTGAAATACTTAGAAATAAAGAAGTTATTACAATTCACAGTGGAGAAACGACCCTTGATGAGATATTTATCAAAGTTACTGGGGTGAATGCTTATGAGTAA
- a CDS encoding TetR/AcrR family transcriptional regulator: protein MPTQRFENLPDEKKKRITEAIIDVFASKGVDETDVADIVREAKIARGSFYQYFEDKDDVIFHIINIIQTEKLTYIKDTMDNAMNMSFYDFYYSSFNGALEFAFSQPKYLTIGSYIMTSKNKKIKKLIEQGLESFYPFFERIINKDKENGAISKDLNNKSILLLFSNATSDMAIKLIYERHSELEEVRTIFDGVFQIIKKGISN, encoded by the coding sequence ATGCCAACTCAGAGATTTGAGAATTTACCAGATGAGAAGAAAAAAAGAATTACAGAGGCCATTATAGATGTTTTTGCTTCAAAAGGTGTTGATGAAACAGATGTGGCGGATATCGTTAGAGAGGCTAAGATAGCTCGTGGTAGTTTTTATCAGTATTTTGAAGACAAAGACGATGTCATTTTTCATATTATTAATATTATACAAACTGAAAAATTAACATATATAAAGGATACTATGGACAATGCAATGAATATGAGTTTTTATGATTTTTATTATAGCTCATTTAATGGCGCATTAGAATTCGCCTTTTCCCAGCCCAAATATTTAACCATTGGGTCATATATAATGACTTCAAAAAATAAGAAAATTAAGAAACTGATTGAACAAGGATTAGAGAGTTTTTATCCATTTTTTGAAAGGATTATTAATAAAGACAAAGAAAATGGTGCCATTAGTAAAGATCTTAATAATAAATCAATTTTACTTTTGTTTTCTAACGCTACATCGGATATGGCTATAAAACTTATATATGAAAGACATTCTGAATTAGAAGAAGTAAGAACAATATTCGATGGTGTGTTTCAAATAATAAAAAAAGGCATTTCAAATTAG
- a CDS encoding tyrosine-type recombinase/integrase encodes MKNDYSYHDKVDINNSLKLRELINVLPPFAFEFFRGIEPTTSSRTRIAYAYDLRIFFDYILSFHDDFKEKALKDMIVDDLMIISPTDIEKYIEYLSYYYKDEKEHKNKERGKARKVASLRTFYNYFYKKQKISGNPALLVDLPKIHDKNITRLEIDEVARLLDEVESGDQLTTSQKKFHKHTRDRDLALLTVLLGTGIRVSECVGLDINDIDFDVNGIRIVRKGGNEVIIYFGDEVRESLLTYLEIRNKVIPATGHENALFLSLQNKRLSVRSVQNLVKKYSKVVTKLKNISPHKLRSTYGTNLYRETGDIYLVADVLGHKDVNTTKRHYAQIEDERRRSAAKVIKLRN; translated from the coding sequence ATGAAAAACGATTATAGCTATCATGATAAAGTGGATATAAATAATTCTCTAAAACTAAGAGAATTAATCAATGTGCTCCCCCCTTTTGCATTTGAATTTTTTAGAGGCATTGAGCCAACGACATCCTCTAGGACAAGAATTGCTTATGCTTATGATTTAAGAATCTTTTTTGATTACATTCTTAGCTTTCATGATGATTTTAAAGAAAAAGCATTAAAGGATATGATTGTAGATGATCTAATGATTATCTCACCAACGGATATAGAGAAATACATAGAATATCTTAGTTATTATTATAAAGATGAGAAAGAGCATAAAAACAAAGAACGTGGCAAGGCAAGAAAAGTTGCTTCTCTAAGGACTTTTTATAACTACTTCTATAAAAAACAAAAAATCAGCGGCAATCCTGCTCTACTAGTAGATTTGCCAAAAATCCACGATAAAAATATTACAAGATTAGAAATTGACGAAGTAGCAAGGTTATTAGATGAAGTGGAGTCTGGTGATCAATTAACAACTTCTCAAAAAAAATTCCATAAACACACTAGAGACAGGGACCTAGCTTTGCTTACTGTACTTTTAGGTACAGGCATAAGGGTTTCTGAATGTGTTGGCTTAGATATAAATGACATCGACTTTGATGTGAATGGTATTCGAATTGTTCGAAAAGGTGGGAATGAAGTTATAATATACTTTGGTGATGAAGTCAGGGAATCTTTACTTACTTACTTGGAGATAAGAAATAAAGTTATACCTGCTACTGGACATGAAAATGCTCTGTTTTTATCCTTACAGAATAAAAGATTATCTGTTAGAAGTGTTCAAAATCTAGTAAAAAAATACTCTAAGGTTGTTACGAAGCTTAAGAATATATCTCCTCATAAACTGAGAAGTACTTATGGCACCAATTTATACCGTGAAACAGGTGATATTTATCTTGTTGCTGATGTCTTAGGACATAAGGATGTTAATACCACCAAAAGACACTATGCACAAATAGAGGATGAAAGACGAAGAAGTGCAGCGAAGGTTATAAAACTAAGAAATTGA
- a CDS encoding LysM peptidoglycan-binding domain-containing protein, with protein sequence MKRKGLIIILIIMCVVFIQSSFFNSSNVVRGNIDHPEKIFSVITIEYGDTLWSIAKDNMDANYYTINTYIQEVKVINNLSTDKIIAGEYLIIPNLASNESNY encoded by the coding sequence TTGAAAAGAAAAGGTTTAATTATAATATTGATTATTATGTGTGTTGTTTTTATTCAATCTAGTTTTTTCAATAGTTCAAATGTTGTTAGAGGGAATATTGATCATCCAGAAAAGATATTTAGTGTTATAACCATTGAATATGGTGATACACTTTGGAGCATTGCAAAGGATAATATGGATGCTAATTACTATACGATTAATACATACATACAAGAAGTAAAAGTGATTAATAATCTTAGTACTGACAAAATAATTGCAGGAGAATATCTGATAATACCTAACTTAGCTAGCAACGAATCTAATTATTGA